GACTTCACCCAGATAAATCGCACGTCGCACGCGCCCAAAAATGACATTATCCGTCGTCCTGTATTCATCCAAAAGAAAATCCATTGCCTCGGGTCGAATCGCGCACAACACCCGATCCCCCACCTGGATATCCTCATACCCCGCCTGCCCGCGAATATCTCCCACATCTGTTGTAGCGACCACCTCGGATGCCACAGATTTTATCTCTCCAGAAATCAAATTGATCTCGCCAATAAAATCTGCGACAAAGCGCGTGAGCGGTTGCCTGTAAACATCCCGCGGTGTGCCGACTTGCGCCACCTTGCCCATCTGCATAACCGCAATGCGCGCACCCATGGCCAGCGCTTCTTTTTGATCATGGGTCACATAAATCATCGTAACGCCCAAAGAGCGCTGCAAATCCTGTAACTGTTCGCGCATCTCCAACCGCAATCGCGCATCCAGATTGGAAAGCGGCTCATCCAGCAGCACAACACCCGGTTCTATGACAAGTGCCCTCGCCAGTGCCACGCGCTGTTGTTGCCCTCCCGAAAGCTGATTGGGCGACCGCTCGGCATAACCGCTCATCTGAACCATTTCCAGAACACGCCTCACTTTTTGGTCGCGCTCATGCTGCGACATATTGCGCATGGTGAGGCCGTATTCCACATTCTTCCAAACCGTCATATGAGGCCACAACGCATAATTCTGAAACACCATACCCGTATTGCGCTCGTGCGCAGGCACAGCAGTCACATCGCGCGCGTCAAAAAGCACCCGACCCGTCTCGGGCTGCTCAAAACCCGCCAAAATGCGCAACAACGTGGTCTTGCCGCAACCAGAAGGACCCAGCAAAAAAAAGAACTCCC
The Gemmatimonadota bacterium DNA segment above includes these coding regions:
- a CDS encoding ABC transporter ATP-binding protein encodes the protein MFGIKLENVTKRFDNVLALDRINLEIDAGEFFFLLGPSGCGKTTLLRILAGFEQPETGRVLFDARDVTAVPAHERNTGMVFQNYALWPHMTVWKNVEYGLTMRNMSQHERDQKVRRVLEMVQMSGYAERSPNQLSGGQQQRVALARALVIEPGVVLLDEPLSNLDARLRLEMREQLQDLQRSLGVTMIYVTHDQKEALAMGARIAVMQMGKVAQVGTPRDVYRQPLTRFVADFIGEINLISGEIKSVASEVVATTDVGDIRGQAGYEDIQVGDRVLCAIRPEAMDFLLDEYRTTDNVIFGRVRRAIYLGEVEQFFVELASGDQIKLIEYGATLQHAQPGDEVRLGFSKQQVVVLRDEAEDLDEAV